In the genome of Blastopirellula marina, one region contains:
- a CDS encoding DUF4129 domain-containing protein yields the protein MRPRLTELDYAIIAVAPALIMVLVGSLMLFAAGLFYQGPHSFRLNWIICMFVLGIVSLARLHIEEGVARSATLGAVFSGTMLFAVWRLAPDAMLIAVFILLGVWWVSTRLVYDCTVLEQSIDASKKGLMQWIRPESSVEPTEPVKKPDSEVEGVTGHDVEKEPESFLDKLDAWFNPTNTKFAPGAWVVYFSLGALPIFGFGQAFAPSLAPASRWYLFTLLVAYVFAALCLLVTTSFLGLRRYLQQRGVEMPLSMTGTWLGVGFGVVALTLIVVSILPRPNAEYELAKIPFYQDQIERKANKFSQGDDGTKDNREDRSGTTENQEQADEDSAKSNETRSDGKQPGDQSDKNAKQTKEGKSKDSSKQSGDQSQSNQQQGEQGKSDSESGEKSSDQGKSQDNQGNQKQGDQQQQQNSKQDKQGDQQSDNGEQKDQQQGESQRSDDSQTQDASSDQEKGDESSSESQESQSQEQSSQQSSSSSNWFSFSMPGLGNLLKLIVYAGVAALIVFIIWKFHEDIAKAWAEFWESLFGRKNKETAEEEEAAPVQKPRRRFSSFRNPFQDPAWKKKPAEEWVRYSFAALEAWADERGHARKEEQTPGEFAIMLEQHFDDLTENVRRAAELYGQVAYGSGKAPGETLEILRKLWQNLSRAA from the coding sequence ATGCGACCAAGACTCACCGAACTCGATTACGCCATCATCGCCGTCGCTCCGGCGCTGATCATGGTGTTGGTCGGCAGCTTAATGCTGTTTGCGGCGGGGCTGTTCTACCAAGGGCCGCATTCGTTTCGTTTGAACTGGATCATCTGCATGTTCGTGCTGGGGATCGTTTCCTTGGCTCGTTTGCACATCGAAGAAGGCGTCGCTCGCTCGGCAACGCTGGGGGCCGTGTTCAGCGGGACGATGTTATTCGCCGTCTGGCGTCTGGCACCCGACGCGATGCTTATTGCCGTTTTCATTTTGCTTGGCGTGTGGTGGGTGAGCACCCGTCTTGTGTATGACTGCACGGTGCTCGAACAATCGATTGATGCATCCAAGAAGGGGCTGATGCAGTGGATTCGCCCTGAAAGCTCGGTTGAGCCGACCGAACCGGTCAAAAAGCCGGATTCAGAGGTCGAAGGAGTCACCGGGCACGATGTAGAAAAAGAACCAGAGAGTTTTCTCGATAAACTTGATGCCTGGTTCAATCCGACCAATACCAAGTTTGCGCCTGGCGCTTGGGTGGTTTATTTCTCTCTGGGGGCGTTACCGATCTTTGGCTTCGGTCAAGCGTTTGCTCCCAGTTTGGCGCCAGCAAGTCGTTGGTATCTATTCACACTCCTCGTGGCGTATGTCTTCGCAGCACTCTGCTTACTAGTTACGACCAGTTTCCTTGGCCTGCGCCGATACTTGCAACAACGCGGCGTTGAAATGCCGCTCAGCATGACCGGTACTTGGCTGGGTGTTGGCTTTGGTGTGGTGGCGCTTACCTTGATTGTGGTTTCAATTCTGCCGCGCCCAAACGCGGAGTATGAACTCGCTAAGATCCCGTTCTACCAAGATCAAATCGAGCGGAAGGCGAATAAGTTTTCCCAAGGGGATGACGGCACCAAAGACAACCGCGAAGATCGCTCCGGCACGACCGAAAATCAAGAACAAGCCGACGAGGATTCTGCCAAGTCCAACGAAACGCGTTCCGATGGAAAGCAGCCCGGCGACCAATCGGATAAGAATGCCAAGCAAACCAAGGAGGGCAAATCGAAAGATTCGAGTAAGCAAAGCGGCGACCAATCGCAGAGCAATCAACAGCAAGGGGAGCAGGGAAAAAGCGATTCCGAGTCCGGCGAAAAGTCTTCAGACCAGGGAAAGTCGCAAGACAACCAGGGAAATCAAAAGCAGGGGGACCAACAACAGCAGCAGAACTCCAAGCAAGATAAGCAGGGAGATCAACAAAGCGATAATGGTGAGCAAAAGGATCAGCAGCAAGGCGAGTCGCAACGAAGTGATGACTCACAAACTCAGGACGCCTCGTCCGATCAAGAAAAAGGGGACGAATCCTCCAGCGAATCACAGGAAAGCCAGTCCCAAGAGCAGTCGTCACAGCAATCCTCGTCGAGCAGCAATTGGTTCTCTTTTTCGATGCCAGGGCTCGGGAACCTGCTGAAACTGATTGTTTACGCGGGCGTGGCGGCATTGATCGTCTTCATCATCTGGAAATTCCATGAAGACATTGCAAAGGCCTGGGCCGAATTCTGGGAAAGCTTGTTCGGACGAAAAAATAAAGAGACCGCCGAGGAGGAAGAGGCAGCTCCAGTTCAAAAGCCACGACGGCGTTTTTCCTCCTTCCGGAATCCGTTCCAAGATCCTGCTTGGAAAAAGAAGCCAGCCGAAGAGTGGGTACGCTACAGCTTTGCCGCATTGGAAGCTTGGGCGGATGAACGTGGCCATGCCCGTAAAGAGGAGCAAACGCCTGGTGAGTTTGCGATCATGCTCGAACAGCATTTCGACGATTTAACCGAAAATGTTCGCCGGGCCGCCGAACTTTATGGACAAGTTGCCTACGGATCGGGGAAGGCCCCTGGGGAAACGCTCGAAATTCTGCGAAAGTTATGGCAGAACCTCAGCCGTGCGGCTTGA
- a CDS encoding AAA family ATPase translates to MDVASTTKKILGNVEKVILGKRQQIVFSLVAWLSEGHVLMEDVPGVAKTMLARALAKSVGCTLKRIQCTPDLLPTDVTGTSIFNQKSSEFEFRQGPVFTNILLADEINRTTPRTQAALLEAMAEARVTIDGVTHDLDPPFLVLATQNPVDHEGTFPLPEAQLDRFLMKFSLGYPNLEDELKMLSASRKQHPLETIGAVVTKEELRACQKATRSVKIHEKVQRYIVELVHATRRHDQLMLGASPRASLALFRTSQSLAAILGRNYVLPDDVKRVLAPVMGHRMILRPESRLRKVTSQDILDDILQEVPVPMIDEAPV, encoded by the coding sequence ATGGATGTTGCCTCAACGACAAAAAAGATTCTGGGAAACGTTGAAAAAGTTATTCTGGGTAAGAGGCAGCAGATTGTCTTTTCACTCGTAGCTTGGCTCTCGGAGGGACACGTCCTGATGGAGGATGTGCCTGGTGTCGCCAAAACAATGCTGGCAAGGGCCTTGGCGAAAAGCGTCGGCTGCACACTCAAGCGAATTCAGTGCACGCCCGATCTTCTGCCAACCGACGTAACGGGAACTTCGATTTTCAATCAGAAGTCGTCTGAGTTCGAGTTTCGTCAGGGGCCAGTCTTTACCAACATTCTGTTGGCGGATGAAATCAACCGAACCACGCCCCGTACGCAAGCCGCACTGCTGGAAGCGATGGCAGAAGCGCGCGTGACGATCGATGGGGTCACACACGATCTGGATCCGCCTTTCCTTGTACTGGCCACGCAGAACCCGGTCGATCACGAAGGGACCTTCCCACTGCCGGAAGCGCAGTTGGATCGTTTTCTGATGAAGTTCAGTCTCGGTTATCCCAATCTTGAAGACGAGTTAAAGATGCTCTCGGCCTCCCGAAAGCAGCATCCGTTGGAAACGATCGGAGCCGTGGTTACCAAAGAAGAATTACGTGCGTGTCAGAAGGCAACGCGGAGCGTGAAGATTCACGAGAAGGTTCAACGTTATATCGTTGAACTCGTTCATGCGACGCGTAGGCACGATCAATTGATGCTCGGAGCGAGTCCTCGAGCTTCGTTGGCGCTCTTCCGTACGAGCCAGTCGTTGGCCGCAATCTTGGGACGTAACTACGTTCTGCCAGATGACGTCAAACGTGTACTGGCCCCGGTGATGGGGCACCGAATGATCCTGCGCCCCGAAAGTCGCCTCCGCAAAGTGACTTCGCAAGATATCTTGGACGATATTTTGCAAGAGGTTCCAGTCCCGATGATCGACGAGGCCCCTGTCTGA
- the nth gene encoding endonuclease III, which produces MIEDLAERKAQARRVVRQLKKDYADAECALNFETPFQLLIATILSAQCTDVRVNIVTKDLFAKYPTADKMAVAPVKTVEKLIQTTGFFRNKAKNIHAASQALVDEYDGEVPKDLAKLVKLPGVGRKTANVVLGTAFGIPSGVVVDTHVGRLTRRMGLTDKADAVKVEEELMEVVPKKEWINFSHRLIHHGRAVCNARKPKCETCHFLKFCPQEGVS; this is translated from the coding sequence ATGATCGAAGATCTTGCCGAGCGTAAAGCCCAGGCCCGCCGCGTGGTGCGGCAGTTGAAAAAAGACTACGCCGACGCGGAATGCGCGCTCAATTTTGAAACGCCTTTTCAATTGCTCATCGCCACGATCCTTTCCGCCCAGTGCACGGACGTGCGGGTCAACATCGTGACGAAGGATTTGTTCGCTAAGTATCCGACTGCCGACAAGATGGCCGTGGCGCCGGTTAAGACCGTCGAAAAGCTGATCCAGACGACCGGCTTCTTTCGGAATAAAGCCAAGAACATCCACGCCGCTTCTCAGGCGTTGGTCGACGAGTATGACGGCGAAGTCCCCAAAGATTTGGCGAAGCTCGTCAAACTGCCAGGTGTCGGCCGGAAAACGGCAAACGTTGTGCTGGGCACTGCATTTGGAATTCCTTCAGGCGTGGTTGTCGATACGCACGTCGGTCGTTTGACCCGACGGATGGGGCTGACCGACAAGGCAGACGCTGTAAAAGTGGAAGAAGAACTGATGGAAGTTGTCCCCAAAAAGGAGTGGATCAACTTCTCGCATCGACTGATCCATCATGGCCGTGCTGTGTGTAATGCTCGAAAACCGAAGTGCGAAACTTGCCATTTTCTGAAGTTTTGCCCGCAGGAAGGCGTAAGCTGA
- a CDS encoding DUF58 domain-containing protein — protein MRWVVGAAILLAIAMVFGLGLMVYAMYALLAVILGSRLLVRYWLMHLSGWRHVSQLDVEEGDEITVGITLRYQGAIPMPWMLVEDLLPRHAIVTRPPALEVLGKRLFLAMLWPRSTRLLTYRIKCNRRGYYQIGPAVLETGDVFGLYKQFKMIAEPEFITVEPAIIPLEGFDLVSKRPLGEIKMQSRLFEDPSRIAGVRRYQLGDPLNRIHWASTARTGQLHSKQYEATCIAGVSIVLDMHPDSFPAKDEPIRSELSIKCAVAIANAVQLMDQQVGIVTNSVDAAQRMKYQGWDFDARTRDAARKSAGRVDRDPRLAPQKVRTRRGAEQFQQIRHMMARSEKNEGLKLPSLLLEMHSELPRDATVIPILTAVTPEMALALGNLVRSGYVVTPIINCFDEYEFAQGAGMLLAERMVAKQLKSLEAIGQICQEQAYPLF, from the coding sequence ATGCGCTGGGTCGTTGGAGCCGCGATTCTTCTGGCAATCGCCATGGTCTTCGGACTGGGGCTGATGGTCTACGCCATGTACGCGCTGCTCGCGGTGATCCTTGGTTCGCGGTTGCTGGTTCGTTATTGGTTGATGCATCTGAGCGGTTGGCGTCATGTCAGCCAATTAGATGTCGAAGAGGGGGATGAAATCACGGTCGGGATAACGCTTCGCTATCAAGGCGCGATTCCAATGCCTTGGATGTTGGTGGAAGATCTATTACCACGTCACGCCATTGTGACGCGACCACCAGCACTTGAAGTCCTCGGCAAACGCCTGTTCCTCGCCATGCTGTGGCCTCGATCGACCCGGCTGCTGACCTATCGCATAAAATGCAATCGCCGAGGTTATTATCAGATCGGTCCTGCCGTGCTTGAGACGGGCGATGTCTTCGGCCTTTACAAACAGTTCAAGATGATTGCCGAGCCCGAGTTCATCACGGTTGAGCCTGCCATCATTCCGCTGGAAGGGTTCGATTTGGTCTCGAAACGACCTCTCGGCGAGATCAAGATGCAATCTCGTTTGTTCGAGGATCCTTCACGAATCGCTGGCGTACGACGATATCAGCTGGGTGATCCGCTCAATCGGATTCATTGGGCCTCGACAGCTCGTACGGGCCAACTCCACAGCAAGCAGTACGAAGCAACCTGCATCGCTGGGGTCAGTATTGTCTTGGACATGCACCCGGATAGCTTTCCGGCGAAGGACGAGCCGATCCGCAGTGAGTTATCAATCAAATGCGCCGTGGCGATTGCCAATGCCGTGCAGTTGATGGATCAGCAAGTTGGGATTGTGACCAACTCGGTCGACGCTGCTCAGCGTATGAAATATCAGGGATGGGACTTCGATGCCCGTACTCGAGATGCCGCGCGCAAATCGGCCGGACGTGTCGATCGTGATCCACGTTTGGCCCCACAGAAGGTACGCACACGCCGTGGTGCCGAACAGTTCCAACAGATTCGGCACATGATGGCTCGCAGCGAAAAGAATGAAGGGCTCAAGCTCCCTTCGCTACTTTTGGAGATGCACAGTGAATTGCCACGTGACGCCACCGTCATTCCCATCCTGACTGCCGTTACCCCAGAAATGGCTTTGGCCCTCGGAAACCTGGTGCGAAGCGGCTACGTCGTAACTCCGATTATCAACTGCTTCGACGAATACGAATTTGCTCAAGGGGCCGGAATGTTACTGGCCGAGCGAATGGTGGCAAAGCAGCTTAAATCGCTCGAGGCAATCGGTCAAATCTGTCAGGAACAAGCATACCCTCTCTTCTGA
- a CDS encoding D-arabinono-1,4-lactone oxidase, producing the protein MTRTTRVINFGQNIDFNPANYYEPKSESELLDILNHHHGDQIRVVASKHAWSNAIVTTHVLISMRHFQGVKVDRSSGEPSATVGGGTQIKTILAELQKEELTTPSVGLITEQTIAGAISTGTHGSGKHSLSHYIDRMRIACYSADGKTAEIREVASGLEIEAARCGLGCLGVIVSVTFRCIPQYWVTEKATPCDSIDEALSLEERSPLQQFFLLPHLWKYIVQERSVSAESKSSSGAWLYRIYWFLSLDIGLHLGVIGFARYLKSRRLVRFLFRTVLPNTTFPKWIVTDRSDKMLVMEHELFRHLEIELFVGQSKVVLAADFVKQVLQFANGDREAVDAVWQTRLEEFGMSAEFQTLFGTYCHHYPICFRRIFADETLISMSAGEEPCWYSISFITYVQPREPFFKLGAFLARSMAKLFGARPHWGKWFPLGGDEVALLYPRLPDFRDQCVKFDPNGVFLNQYVRTVCQMRSNESEGRSVGQ; encoded by the coding sequence ATGACTCGAACGACTCGCGTCATCAATTTCGGGCAGAACATCGATTTCAACCCGGCGAACTACTACGAGCCGAAATCGGAGTCAGAACTTCTCGACATCTTGAATCATCACCATGGCGACCAAATCCGAGTAGTCGCCTCGAAGCATGCCTGGAGCAATGCAATCGTTACGACGCATGTCTTGATAAGCATGCGTCATTTTCAGGGGGTGAAGGTTGATCGCTCCTCGGGCGAGCCAAGTGCTACCGTTGGTGGTGGAACGCAGATTAAGACCATCCTTGCCGAACTGCAGAAAGAAGAACTAACCACGCCGTCTGTAGGACTAATCACCGAGCAAACCATCGCTGGCGCTATTTCGACGGGGACGCATGGATCTGGCAAGCACAGCCTGTCGCACTACATCGATAGGATGCGTATTGCCTGCTACTCGGCAGACGGGAAAACGGCCGAGATTCGCGAAGTTGCGTCTGGCTTAGAAATCGAAGCTGCCCGCTGTGGCCTCGGTTGTCTGGGAGTCATCGTCAGTGTGACATTTCGCTGCATTCCGCAATATTGGGTCACGGAGAAAGCAACACCGTGTGATTCGATTGACGAGGCGTTATCCTTGGAAGAGCGATCGCCACTGCAGCAGTTCTTTCTGCTGCCACACCTCTGGAAATACATTGTCCAAGAGCGGTCTGTGTCGGCGGAAAGTAAGTCGTCATCGGGTGCGTGGCTGTACCGCATCTATTGGTTTCTAAGTCTCGATATCGGACTGCATCTCGGAGTGATTGGCTTCGCACGTTATTTGAAGAGTCGACGTCTCGTCCGTTTCTTATTTCGCACGGTTCTACCCAACACGACCTTTCCCAAGTGGATCGTCACCGATCGAAGCGACAAGATGCTGGTGATGGAACACGAATTGTTCCGCCATCTCGAGATTGAGCTCTTCGTAGGGCAATCAAAGGTCGTTTTGGCGGCCGACTTCGTAAAGCAAGTCTTACAATTCGCCAATGGCGATCGTGAGGCAGTCGATGCCGTTTGGCAAACGAGATTAGAAGAATTCGGAATGAGTGCTGAGTTTCAAACGCTTTTCGGCACGTATTGTCACCACTATCCGATTTGCTTCCGGCGTATCTTCGCCGACGAAACGTTGATATCGATGTCGGCAGGGGAAGAACCGTGTTGGTATTCGATCAGTTTCATCACCTACGTTCAGCCGCGCGAGCCCTTTTTTAAATTGGGTGCGTTCCTTGCGCGAAGCATGGCTAAACTTTTTGGAGCACGACCTCATTGGGGAAAATGGTTTCCCCTAGGCGGAGACGAGGTCGCTCTACTTTACCCAAGATTGCCCGATTTTCGGGACCAATGTGTCAAGTTCGATCCTAACGGTGTGTTTCTGAATCAATACGTGCGGACCGTGTGTCAGATGCGTTCCAATGAATCTGAGGGTCGGTCGGTCGGGCAATGA
- the purE gene encoding 5-(carboxyamino)imidazole ribonucleotide mutase: MSQATKPLVGVIMGSKSDWETMRHACEMLESFEVAYEKRVVSAHRTPAWMNEYATTAQERGIKIIIAGAGGAAHLPGMVASQTTLPVLGVPVKSRALSGLDSLLSIVQMPGGIPVGTLAIGDAGAKNAALLAVRILGTADTALQTKLAAFQEEQTNKVLEDSEL; this comes from the coding sequence ATGTCCCAAGCGACTAAGCCGCTAGTGGGCGTGATCATGGGTAGCAAGTCGGATTGGGAAACCATGCGACATGCCTGTGAGATGCTGGAATCGTTCGAAGTAGCTTACGAGAAGCGGGTCGTTTCCGCCCATCGAACGCCAGCTTGGATGAACGAGTACGCTACAACTGCGCAGGAACGTGGAATCAAGATCATCATCGCCGGTGCGGGCGGTGCCGCCCACCTTCCAGGCATGGTGGCCTCGCAAACCACGCTCCCCGTTCTTGGCGTTCCTGTCAAAAGTCGTGCCTTGTCAGGGCTCGACTCTCTGCTATCGATTGTTCAAATGCCAGGCGGAATTCCCGTTGGCACTTTGGCCATTGGGGATGCCGGTGCCAAGAACGCAGCACTCTTAGCAGTGCGAATACTCGGCACCGCCGATACGGCGCTGCAAACCAAGTTGGCGGCCTTTCAGGAAGAACAGACCAACAAAGTACTTGAGGACTCGGAACTGTGA
- a CDS encoding TIM barrel protein, translating to MPNENPQLSRRNLLKSALGTSVVGSLALSPMASAAEVTPSSKIPPEDFRANGKNIKQSVMAWCFNPMPMETFVPACAKMGLVGVEGIDKKYYPLMKEHGLKVSLCSSHGFKQGPLNPEYHEMCRTKLREAVDLAVEWDCKNVITFTGMREKGISDEQAKKNCVELWKSVIDYAEEKNVTFVLEHLNSRDDSHPMKGHPGYFGDDVDLCIDLIKQVDSPNMKLLFDFYHVQVMNGDVIRRFRQSLPYIGHLHTAGNPGRCELDENQEMNYAAIIKAVAESDYDGYVVQEYIPTWDDKLGSLRHGVALCDV from the coding sequence ATGCCAAACGAAAATCCGCAACTGTCGCGCCGTAACCTTTTGAAATCTGCGTTAGGAACCAGCGTTGTTGGAAGTCTGGCTCTGTCGCCCATGGCATCCGCAGCCGAGGTAACCCCTTCATCGAAGATTCCGCCGGAGGATTTTCGAGCGAACGGTAAGAATATCAAGCAATCGGTCATGGCTTGGTGCTTTAACCCGATGCCGATGGAAACTTTCGTGCCGGCATGTGCCAAGATGGGGCTCGTCGGCGTAGAGGGGATCGACAAAAAGTATTACCCGCTGATGAAAGAGCATGGGCTCAAGGTTTCGCTTTGTTCGAGTCACGGTTTTAAGCAAGGTCCCCTCAATCCTGAATACCACGAAATGTGCCGCACGAAATTGCGCGAAGCGGTCGACCTGGCCGTCGAGTGGGATTGTAAGAACGTGATCACGTTCACCGGTATGCGTGAGAAAGGGATTAGCGACGAGCAAGCCAAGAAAAATTGTGTCGAACTTTGGAAGTCGGTGATCGATTACGCTGAGGAAAAGAACGTAACCTTCGTGCTCGAACATCTCAATAGCCGAGACGATTCGCATCCGATGAAGGGGCACCCGGGCTATTTCGGCGACGATGTCGACCTTTGCATTGATTTGATTAAGCAGGTCGACTCACCCAACATGAAGTTGTTGTTCGACTTCTATCACGTCCAAGTGATGAACGGGGATGTTATCCGTCGCTTCCGTCAAAGCTTGCCCTATATCGGCCATCTGCATACCGCCGGAAATCCAGGCCGCTGCGAACTGGATGAAAACCAAGAGATGAACTACGCAGCAATTATCAAAGCCGTCGCCGAATCGGACTACGACGGCTACGTCGTCCAAGAATACATCCCGACATGGGACGATAAACTTGGTTCGTTGCGGCATGGCGTCGCACTCTGCGACGTTTGA
- the dcd gene encoding dCTP deaminase: MILSGNEIRKHLGSKIFIEPFDESRLNPNSYNLTLNEEMMTYEELILDMRHPHRVRRITIPEEGYVLNPNQLYLARTNELTETHGFVPMIEGRSSIGRLGLFVHVTAGFGDVGFKGFWTLEMFAVQPIRIYPNVPICQIFYHEITGDITEYVSDKYQNNHGIQPSLLFKELNPSAKPPDESQLAFPFDNS; the protein is encoded by the coding sequence ATGATTCTTTCCGGCAACGAAATTCGGAAACATCTCGGTTCCAAGATTTTCATCGAGCCGTTTGACGAGAGCCGCCTGAATCCCAACAGCTACAACTTGACCTTGAACGAAGAGATGATGACCTACGAGGAGTTGATCCTCGATATGCGTCATCCGCATCGGGTCCGGCGGATTACGATTCCGGAAGAAGGATATGTGTTGAATCCCAATCAACTCTACCTGGCCCGGACCAACGAACTGACCGAGACGCACGGCTTCGTTCCGATGATCGAAGGACGCTCGTCGATTGGTCGACTGGGATTGTTCGTCCATGTGACGGCCGGATTTGGGGACGTCGGCTTCAAGGGCTTCTGGACGTTGGAGATGTTTGCCGTTCAGCCGATTCGTATTTATCCCAACGTGCCAATATGCCAGATCTTCTACCACGAGATCACGGGCGACATCACAGAGTACGTAAGCGACAAATACCAAAACAATCACGGAATTCAGCCCAGCTTGCTGTTCAAAGAACTGAATCCTAGTGCCAAACCGCCGGATGAATCGCAGTTGGCGTTCCCCTTCGACAACAGCTGA
- a CDS encoding 5-(carboxyamino)imidazole ribonucleotide synthase: protein MTKTVLPGGTLGVLGSGQLGRMFAIAARRMGYRVHVLSPDTDTPTGQVADVEVTAKYDDLDAVAQFAESVDVVTFEFENVPLETVNVVNEKVPVRPAGRVLHTTQHRLREKTFLRDHGFPVPQFHAIGELSDLESAPDGLLPGVLKTAAWGYDGKGQAKVANREELRKAWTEELKQEAILEELVRFEKEFSVVAARGVDGKVHCYAPIENLHVNHILDVSISPGRLSDKASAEAVEIATAVLTELDVVGVLCVEFFLAPGDRLLINELAPRPHNSGHLTIDSHVTCQFEQQVRAICGLPLGSTDQLRPSAMINLLGDVWEPGTPNWEAACENSAVKLHLYGKHEPRIGRKMGHLTVTAASVDLAAEEAAAAKQRLFS, encoded by the coding sequence GTGACAAAAACAGTACTGCCAGGCGGAACGCTCGGTGTTCTCGGAAGTGGTCAGCTCGGCCGCATGTTTGCCATTGCCGCGCGTCGCATGGGATATCGGGTTCATGTCCTATCGCCAGATACTGATACGCCAACCGGCCAAGTTGCCGATGTTGAAGTAACCGCTAAATATGATGACCTGGATGCAGTCGCCCAGTTCGCAGAATCGGTCGACGTAGTCACGTTTGAATTTGAAAACGTTCCGCTGGAAACGGTCAATGTCGTCAACGAGAAGGTTCCCGTTCGCCCAGCTGGCCGAGTACTACATACCACGCAGCATCGTTTACGCGAGAAGACTTTTCTGCGCGATCACGGATTTCCTGTTCCGCAATTTCATGCCATTGGCGAGTTGTCGGACTTAGAAAGTGCCCCAGATGGGTTGCTTCCTGGCGTACTCAAAACGGCTGCTTGGGGTTACGACGGGAAAGGACAAGCGAAGGTTGCCAACCGCGAGGAACTTCGCAAAGCATGGACGGAAGAACTGAAGCAGGAAGCAATCCTCGAAGAACTCGTCCGGTTTGAAAAAGAGTTCTCTGTGGTCGCCGCACGCGGTGTCGACGGCAAAGTGCATTGTTACGCTCCCATCGAGAATCTGCACGTAAATCACATCTTAGACGTTTCGATTTCCCCGGGACGATTATCCGACAAGGCCAGCGCCGAAGCTGTGGAAATCGCAACGGCGGTGCTTACCGAGTTAGATGTCGTCGGGGTGCTTTGTGTCGAATTCTTCCTCGCCCCCGGCGATCGGCTGCTGATCAACGAACTCGCTCCTCGGCCGCACAACTCTGGGCATCTGACGATTGACTCACACGTTACCTGCCAATTCGAACAGCAAGTGCGTGCAATCTGTGGTTTACCTTTGGGATCAACCGATCAGCTTCGCCCATCGGCGATGATCAATTTGCTGGGCGATGTCTGGGAACCAGGTACACCCAACTGGGAGGCTGCTTGCGAAAACTCGGCCGTGAAGCTCCATCTATACGGTAAGCATGAGCCCCGGATTGGTCGTAAGATGGGGCATTTGACCGTGACAGCAGCAAGCGTCGACCTGGCCGCCGAGGAGGCCGCAGCCGCGAAACAACGCCTCTTCAGCTAA
- a CDS encoding NAD(P)-dependent alcohol dehydrogenase: MATAEVQHEVDTKLMQAVVLPRYGEADNLQFTSIRPPKITADQVLIKVHAASVNPIDWKLRQGMLKWVMPDKLPGVLGFDAAGEIAEVGYGAQQHGWNVGDAVIAFSGNTIGGCYAQYVAVDAKFLAHKPDNISYEEAAGIPLAGTTAWKSLVKLGQLHSGDEVLINGASGGVGIFAVQIAKALGATVTAVCSESKHELVRSLGADHVIDYHNVDFTRTDHSYDIIFDAVSKSSFLECRRVLKPSGHYVATLPSVENVGFSVFSKLQKQSCHIVLARPDGDILRSLAALARDGKLRTIVDSVYPLSEVADAHRKSEQEHSTGKIILQVIANDHSGNQPQD; the protein is encoded by the coding sequence ATGGCCACTGCTGAAGTACAACATGAAGTCGACACTAAGCTTATGCAAGCTGTTGTCTTGCCGCGATATGGTGAAGCCGATAACTTGCAATTTACCAGTATTCGACCACCCAAGATTACCGCCGATCAAGTGTTGATCAAAGTGCACGCCGCAAGCGTTAATCCCATCGACTGGAAGCTACGTCAAGGTATGCTCAAGTGGGTCATGCCCGACAAGCTACCGGGCGTGCTTGGTTTCGATGCGGCTGGCGAAATTGCCGAGGTAGGGTATGGTGCCCAGCAGCATGGTTGGAACGTTGGCGATGCCGTCATAGCTTTTTCAGGTAACACGATTGGCGGGTGTTACGCTCAATACGTGGCCGTCGATGCAAAGTTTCTGGCACACAAGCCAGACAACATTTCGTACGAGGAAGCAGCTGGCATCCCACTCGCAGGCACCACCGCCTGGAAGTCGCTTGTTAAGTTAGGTCAACTTCACTCTGGTGACGAAGTGCTCATCAATGGAGCATCGGGCGGCGTTGGCATTTTCGCCGTTCAAATTGCCAAAGCGTTGGGAGCAACTGTAACGGCCGTTTGCAGCGAGAGTAAACACGAGCTTGTCCGTAGCTTGGGTGCCGACCATGTAATCGACTACCACAACGTCGACTTCACCCGAACGGATCATTCGTACGACATCATTTTCGACGCCGTTAGCAAGTCGTCATTTTTGGAATGTCGTCGGGTTCTGAAGCCTTCCGGGCACTACGTGGCGACGCTGCCCTCGGTCGAAAACGTTGGTTTTTCCGTTTTCTCTAAACTTCAAAAGCAATCTTGTCACATTGTGTTGGCCCGACCGGATGGAGACATTCTCCGTTCGTTAGCCGCGCTGGCACGTGATGGCAAGCTCCGAACGATCGTCGATTCCGTATATCCGCTCAGCGAAGTCGCCGATGCTCACCGTAAAAGTGAGCAAGAACACTCGACTGGAAAGATTATTTTGCAGGTCATCGCCAACGATCACTCCGGAAATCAACCTCAAGACTAA